The following are encoded in a window of Pan troglodytes isolate AG18354 chromosome 4, NHGRI_mPanTro3-v2.0_pri, whole genome shotgun sequence genomic DNA:
- the LOC129135285 gene encoding cytosolic phospholipase A2 beta-like isoform X3: MMPAERRLPLSFVLDVLEGRAQHPGVLYVQKQCSNLPTELPQLLPDLESHVPWASEALGKMPDAVNFWLGEVAAVTSCRLHKDHYENLYCVVSGEKHFLFHPPSDRPFIPYELYTPATYQLTEEGAFKVVDEEAMEKAEESRTCLLTVRVLRAHHLPSKDLVTPSDCYVTLWLPTACSHRLQTRSVKNSSSPVWNQSFHFRIHRQLKNVMELKVFDQDLVTGDDPVLSVLFDAGTLRAGEFRRESFSLSPQSEGHLEVEFRLQSLADRGEWLVSNGVQVARELSCLHVQLEETGDQKSSEHRVQLVVPGSCEGPQEASVGTGTFRFHCPACWEQELSIHLQDAPEEQLKVPLSALPSGQVVSLVFPTSQEPLMRVELKKEAGLRELAMRLGFGPCAEEQAFLSRRKQVVAAALRQALQLDRDLQEDEIPVVAIMATGGGIRAMTSLYGQLAGLKELGLLDCVSCITRASGSTWALAFPRALANLYEDPEWSQKDLAGPTELLKTQVTKNKLGVLAPSQLQRYRQELAERARLGYPSCFTNLWALINEALLHDEPHDHKLSDQREALSHDQNPLPIYCALNTKGQSLTTLEFGEWCEFSPYEVGFPKYGAFIPSEFFMGQLMKRLPESRICFLEGIWSNLYAANLQDSLYWASEPSQFWDRWVRNQANLDKEQVPLLKIEVPPSTAGRIAEFFTDLLTWCPLAQATHNFLRGLHFHKDYFQHPHFSTWKATTLDGLPNQLTPSEPHLCLLDVGYLLNTSCLPLLQPTRDVDLILSLDYNLHGAFQQLQLLGRFCQEQGIPFPPISPSPEEQLQPRECHTFSDPTCPGAPAVLHFPLVSDSFREYSAPGVRRPPEEAAAGEVNLSSSDSPYHYTKVTYSQEDVDKFLHLTHYNVCNNQEQLLEALRQAVQRRRQRRPH; the protein is encoded by the exons GAAAGATGCCCGATGCTGTGAACTTCTGGCTGGGGGAGGTGGCTGCGGTGACTTCTTGTAGGT TGCACAAGGACCACTATGAGAACCTCTACTGCGTGGTCTCAGGAGAGAAGCATTTCCTGTTCCATCCGCCCAGCGATCGGCCCTTCATCCCCTATG AGCTGTACACGCCGGCAACCTACCAGCTAACTGAAGAGGGCGCCTTTAAGGTGGTGGATGAAGAGGCCATGGAGAAG GCAGAGGAGTCCAGGACCTGCCTGCTCACGGTTCGTGTCCTGCGGGCCCATCACCTACCCTCTAAGGACCTAG TGACCCCCTCTGACTGCTACGTGACTCTCTGGCTGCCCACGGCCTGCAGCCACAGGCTCCAGACACGCTCGGTCAAGAACAGCAGTAGCCCTGTCTGGAACCAGAGCTTTCACTTCAGGATCCACAGGCAGCTCAAG AATGTCATGGAACTGAAAGTCTTTGACCAGGACCTGGTGACCGGAGATGACCCTGTGTTGTCAGTACTGTTTGATGCGGGGACTCTGCGGGCTGGGGAGTTCCGGCGTGAGAGCTTCTCACTGAGCCCTCAG AGTGAGGGGCACCTGGAAGTTGAATTTCGCCTGCAGAGTCT GGCTGACCGTGGCGAGTGGCTCGTCAGCAATGGCGTTCAGGTG GCCCGGGAGCTCTCCTGCTTGCACGTTCAACTGGAGGAGACAGGAGACCAGAAGT CCTCAGAGCACAGAGTTCAGCTTGTGGTTCCTGGGTCCTGTGAGGGTCCGCAGGAGGCCTCTGTGGGCACTGGCACCTTCCGCTTCCACTGCCCAGCCTGCTGGGAGCAGGAGCTGAGTATTCACCTGCAG GATGCCCCTGAGGAGCAACTAAAGGTGCCACTGAGTGCCCTGCCCTCTGGTCAAGTGGTGAGTCTTGTCTTCCCCACGTCCCAG GAGCCCCTGATGAGAGTGGAGCTGAAAAAAGAAGCAGG ACTGAGGGAGCTGGCCATGCGACTGGGCTTCGGGCCCTGTGCAGAGGAGCAGGCCTTCCTGAGCAGGAGGAAGCAGGTGGTGGCCGCGGCCTTGAGGCAGGCCCTGCAGCTGGACAGAGACCTGCAGGAGGATGAG ATCCCAGTGGTAGCTATTATGGCCACTGGTGGTGGGATCCGGGCAATGACTTCCCTGTATGGGCAGCTGGCTGGCCTGAAGGAACTGGGCCTCTTGGATTGCGTCTCCTGCATCACCAGGGCCTCGGGCTCCACCTG GGCCTTGGCTTTTCCCAGGGCCTTGGCCAACCTTTACGAGGACCCAGAGTGGTCTCAGAAGGACCTGGCAGGGCCCACTGAGTTGCTGAAGACCCAGGTGACCAAGAACAAGCTGGGTGTGCTGGCCCCCAGCCAGCTGCAGCGGTACCGGCAGGAGCTGGCCGAGCGTGCCCGCTTGGGCTACCCAAGCTGCTTCACCAACCTGTGGGCCCTCATCAACGAGGCGCTGCTGCATGATGAG CCCCATGATCACAAGCTCTCAGATCAACGGGAGGCCCTGAGTCATGACCAGAACCCTCTGCCCATCTACTGTGCCCTCAACACCAAAGGGCAGAGCCTGACCACTTTGGAATTTGGTG AGTGGTGTGAGTTCTCTCCCTACGAGGTCGGCTTCCCCAAGTACGGGGCCTTCATCCCCTCCGAGTTCTTTATGGGGCAGCTGATGAAGAGGCTTCCTGAGTCCCGCATCTGCTTCTTAGAAG GTATCTGGAGCAACCTGTATGCAGCCAACCTCCAGGACAGCTTATACTGGGCCTCGGAGCCCAGCCAGTTCTGGGACCGCTGGGTCAGGAACCAGGCCAACCTGG ACAAGGAGCAGGTCCCCCTTCTGAAGATAGAAGTACCACCCTCAACAGCCGGCAGGATAGCTGAGTTTTTCACCGATCTTCTGACGTGGTGTCCACTGGCCCAGGCCACACATAATTTCCTGCGTGGCCTCCATTTCCACAAAGACTACTTTCAGCATCCTCACTTCTCTACATGGAAAG CTACCACTCTGGATGGGCTCCCCAACCAGCTGACACCCTCGGAGCCCCACCTGTGCCTGCTGGATGTTGGCTACCTCCTCAATACCAGCTGCCTGCCCCTCCTGCAGCCCACTCGGGACGTGGACCTCATCCTGTCATTGGACTACAACCTCCACGGAGCCTTCCAG CAGTTGCAGCTCCTGGGCCGGTTCTGCCAGGAGCAGGGGATCCCGTTCCCACCCATCTCGCCCAGCCCCGAAGAGCAGCTCCAGCCTCGGGAGTGCCACACCTTCTCCGACCCCACCTGCCCCGGAGCCCCTGCGGTGCTGCACTTTCCTCTGGTCAGCGACTCCTTCCGGGAGTACTCGGCCCCTG GGGTCCGGCGGCCACCCGAGGAGGCGGCAGCTGGGGAGGTGAACCTGTCTTCATCGGACTCTCCCTACCACTACACGAAGGTGACCTACAGCCAGGAGGACGTGGACAAGTTCCTGCACCTGACACATTACAATGTCTGCAACAACCAGGAGCAGCTGCTGGAGGCTCTGCGCCAGGCAGTGCAGCGGAGGCGGCAGCGCAGGCCCCACTGA
- the LOC129135285 gene encoding cytosolic phospholipase A2 beta-like isoform X4 has product MMPAERRLPLSFVLDVLEGRAQHPGVLYVQKQCSNLPTELPQLLPDLESHVPWASEALGKMPDAVNFWLGEVAAVTSCRLHKDHYENLYCVVSGEKHFLFHPPSDRPFIPYELYTPATYQLTEEGAFKVVDEEAMEKAEESRTCLLTVRVLRAHHLPSKDLVTPSDCYVTLWLPTACSHRLQTRSVKNSSSPVWNQSFHFRIHRQLKPCHSFPLQNVMELKVFDQDLVTGDDPVLSVLFDAGTLRAGEFRRESFSLSPQSEGHLEVEFRLQSLADRGEWLVSNGVQVARELSCLHVQLEETGDQKSSEHRVQLVVPGSCEGPQEASVGTGTFRFHCPACWEQELSIHLQDAPEEQLKVPLSALPSGQVEPLMRVELKKEAGLRELAMRLGFGPCAEEQAFLSRRKQVVAAALRQALQLDRDLQEDEIPVVAIMATGGGIRAMTSLYGQLAGLKELGLLDCVSCITRASGSTWALAFPRALANLYEDPEWSQKDLAGPTELLKTQVTKNKLGVLAPSQLQRYRQELAERARLGYPSCFTNLWALINEALLHDEPHDHKLSDQREALSHDQNPLPIYCALNTKGQSLTTLEFGEWCEFSPYEVGFPKYGAFIPSEFFMGQLMKRLPESRICFLEGIWSNLYAANLQDSLYWASEPSQFWDRWVRNQANLDKEQVPLLKIEVPPSTAGRIAEFFTDLLTWCPLAQATHNFLRGLHFHKDYFQHPHFSTWKATTLDGLPNQLTPSEPHLCLLDVGYLLNTSCLPLLQPTRDVDLILSLDYNLHGAFQQLQLLGRFCQEQGIPFPPISPSPEEQLQPRECHTFSDPTCPGAPAVLHFPLVSDSFREYSAPGVRRPPEEAAAGEVNLSSSDSPYHYTKVTYSQEDVDKFLHLTHYNVCNNQEQLLEALRQAVQRRRQRRPH; this is encoded by the exons GAAAGATGCCCGATGCTGTGAACTTCTGGCTGGGGGAGGTGGCTGCGGTGACTTCTTGTAGGT TGCACAAGGACCACTATGAGAACCTCTACTGCGTGGTCTCAGGAGAGAAGCATTTCCTGTTCCATCCGCCCAGCGATCGGCCCTTCATCCCCTATG AGCTGTACACGCCGGCAACCTACCAGCTAACTGAAGAGGGCGCCTTTAAGGTGGTGGATGAAGAGGCCATGGAGAAG GCAGAGGAGTCCAGGACCTGCCTGCTCACGGTTCGTGTCCTGCGGGCCCATCACCTACCCTCTAAGGACCTAG TGACCCCCTCTGACTGCTACGTGACTCTCTGGCTGCCCACGGCCTGCAGCCACAGGCTCCAGACACGCTCGGTCAAGAACAGCAGTAGCCCTGTCTGGAACCAGAGCTTTCACTTCAGGATCCACAGGCAGCTCAAG CCCTGTCACTCGTTTCCCCTCCAGAATGTCATGGAACTGAAAGTCTTTGACCAGGACCTGGTGACCGGAGATGACCCTGTGTTGTCAGTACTGTTTGATGCGGGGACTCTGCGGGCTGGGGAGTTCCGGCGTGAGAGCTTCTCACTGAGCCCTCAG AGTGAGGGGCACCTGGAAGTTGAATTTCGCCTGCAGAGTCT GGCTGACCGTGGCGAGTGGCTCGTCAGCAATGGCGTTCAGGTG GCCCGGGAGCTCTCCTGCTTGCACGTTCAACTGGAGGAGACAGGAGACCAGAAGT CCTCAGAGCACAGAGTTCAGCTTGTGGTTCCTGGGTCCTGTGAGGGTCCGCAGGAGGCCTCTGTGGGCACTGGCACCTTCCGCTTCCACTGCCCAGCCTGCTGGGAGCAGGAGCTGAGTATTCACCTGCAG GATGCCCCTGAGGAGCAACTAAAGGTGCCACTGAGTGCCCTGCCCTCTGGTCAAGTG GAGCCCCTGATGAGAGTGGAGCTGAAAAAAGAAGCAGG ACTGAGGGAGCTGGCCATGCGACTGGGCTTCGGGCCCTGTGCAGAGGAGCAGGCCTTCCTGAGCAGGAGGAAGCAGGTGGTGGCCGCGGCCTTGAGGCAGGCCCTGCAGCTGGACAGAGACCTGCAGGAGGATGAG ATCCCAGTGGTAGCTATTATGGCCACTGGTGGTGGGATCCGGGCAATGACTTCCCTGTATGGGCAGCTGGCTGGCCTGAAGGAACTGGGCCTCTTGGATTGCGTCTCCTGCATCACCAGGGCCTCGGGCTCCACCTG GGCCTTGGCTTTTCCCAGGGCCTTGGCCAACCTTTACGAGGACCCAGAGTGGTCTCAGAAGGACCTGGCAGGGCCCACTGAGTTGCTGAAGACCCAGGTGACCAAGAACAAGCTGGGTGTGCTGGCCCCCAGCCAGCTGCAGCGGTACCGGCAGGAGCTGGCCGAGCGTGCCCGCTTGGGCTACCCAAGCTGCTTCACCAACCTGTGGGCCCTCATCAACGAGGCGCTGCTGCATGATGAG CCCCATGATCACAAGCTCTCAGATCAACGGGAGGCCCTGAGTCATGACCAGAACCCTCTGCCCATCTACTGTGCCCTCAACACCAAAGGGCAGAGCCTGACCACTTTGGAATTTGGTG AGTGGTGTGAGTTCTCTCCCTACGAGGTCGGCTTCCCCAAGTACGGGGCCTTCATCCCCTCCGAGTTCTTTATGGGGCAGCTGATGAAGAGGCTTCCTGAGTCCCGCATCTGCTTCTTAGAAG GTATCTGGAGCAACCTGTATGCAGCCAACCTCCAGGACAGCTTATACTGGGCCTCGGAGCCCAGCCAGTTCTGGGACCGCTGGGTCAGGAACCAGGCCAACCTGG ACAAGGAGCAGGTCCCCCTTCTGAAGATAGAAGTACCACCCTCAACAGCCGGCAGGATAGCTGAGTTTTTCACCGATCTTCTGACGTGGTGTCCACTGGCCCAGGCCACACATAATTTCCTGCGTGGCCTCCATTTCCACAAAGACTACTTTCAGCATCCTCACTTCTCTACATGGAAAG CTACCACTCTGGATGGGCTCCCCAACCAGCTGACACCCTCGGAGCCCCACCTGTGCCTGCTGGATGTTGGCTACCTCCTCAATACCAGCTGCCTGCCCCTCCTGCAGCCCACTCGGGACGTGGACCTCATCCTGTCATTGGACTACAACCTCCACGGAGCCTTCCAG CAGTTGCAGCTCCTGGGCCGGTTCTGCCAGGAGCAGGGGATCCCGTTCCCACCCATCTCGCCCAGCCCCGAAGAGCAGCTCCAGCCTCGGGAGTGCCACACCTTCTCCGACCCCACCTGCCCCGGAGCCCCTGCGGTGCTGCACTTTCCTCTGGTCAGCGACTCCTTCCGGGAGTACTCGGCCCCTG GGGTCCGGCGGCCACCCGAGGAGGCGGCAGCTGGGGAGGTGAACCTGTCTTCATCGGACTCTCCCTACCACTACACGAAGGTGACCTACAGCCAGGAGGACGTGGACAAGTTCCTGCACCTGACACATTACAATGTCTGCAACAACCAGGAGCAGCTGCTGGAGGCTCTGCGCCAGGCAGTGCAGCGGAGGCGGCAGCGCAGGCCCCACTGA
- the LOC129135285 gene encoding cytosolic phospholipase A2 beta-like isoform X1, with protein MMPAERRLPLSFVLDVLEGRAQHPGVLYVQKQCSNLPTELPQLLPDLESHVPWASEALGKMPDAVNFWLGEVAAVTSCRLHKDHYENLYCVVSGEKHFLFHPPSDRPFIPYELYTPATYQLTEEGAFKVVDEEAMEKAEESRTCLLTVRVLRAHHLPSKDLVTPSDCYVTLWLPTACSHRLQTRSVKNSSSPVWNQSFHFRIHRQLKPCHSFPLQNVMELKVFDQDLVTGDDPVLSVLFDAGTLRAGEFRRESFSLSPQSEGHLEVEFRLQSLADRGEWLVSNGVQVARELSCLHVQLEETGDQKSSEHRVQLVVPGSCEGPQEASVGTGTFRFHCPACWEQELSIHLQDAPEEQLKVPLSALPSGQVVSLVFPTSQEPLMRVELKKEAGLRELAMRLGFGPCAEEQAFLSRRKQVVAAALRQALQLDRDLQEDEIPVVAIMATGGGIRAMTSLYGQLAGLKELGLLDCVSCITRASGSTWALAFPRALANLYEDPEWSQKDLAGPTELLKTQVTKNKLGVLAPSQLQRYRQELAERARLGYPSCFTNLWALINEALLHDEPHDHKLSDQREALSHDQNPLPIYCALNTKGQSLTTLEFGEWCEFSPYEVGFPKYGAFIPSEFFMGQLMKRLPESRICFLEGIWSNLYAANLQDSLYWASEPSQFWDRWVRNQANLDKEQVPLLKIEVPPSTAGRIAEFFTDLLTWCPLAQATHNFLRGLHFHKDYFQHPHFSTWKATTLDGLPNQLTPSEPHLCLLDVGYLLNTSCLPLLQPTRDVDLILSLDYNLHGAFQQLQLLGRFCQEQGIPFPPISPSPEEQLQPRECHTFSDPTCPGAPAVLHFPLVSDSFREYSAPGVRRPPEEAAAGEVNLSSSDSPYHYTKVTYSQEDVDKFLHLTHYNVCNNQEQLLEALRQAVQRRRQRRPH; from the exons GAAAGATGCCCGATGCTGTGAACTTCTGGCTGGGGGAGGTGGCTGCGGTGACTTCTTGTAGGT TGCACAAGGACCACTATGAGAACCTCTACTGCGTGGTCTCAGGAGAGAAGCATTTCCTGTTCCATCCGCCCAGCGATCGGCCCTTCATCCCCTATG AGCTGTACACGCCGGCAACCTACCAGCTAACTGAAGAGGGCGCCTTTAAGGTGGTGGATGAAGAGGCCATGGAGAAG GCAGAGGAGTCCAGGACCTGCCTGCTCACGGTTCGTGTCCTGCGGGCCCATCACCTACCCTCTAAGGACCTAG TGACCCCCTCTGACTGCTACGTGACTCTCTGGCTGCCCACGGCCTGCAGCCACAGGCTCCAGACACGCTCGGTCAAGAACAGCAGTAGCCCTGTCTGGAACCAGAGCTTTCACTTCAGGATCCACAGGCAGCTCAAG CCCTGTCACTCGTTTCCCCTCCAGAATGTCATGGAACTGAAAGTCTTTGACCAGGACCTGGTGACCGGAGATGACCCTGTGTTGTCAGTACTGTTTGATGCGGGGACTCTGCGGGCTGGGGAGTTCCGGCGTGAGAGCTTCTCACTGAGCCCTCAG AGTGAGGGGCACCTGGAAGTTGAATTTCGCCTGCAGAGTCT GGCTGACCGTGGCGAGTGGCTCGTCAGCAATGGCGTTCAGGTG GCCCGGGAGCTCTCCTGCTTGCACGTTCAACTGGAGGAGACAGGAGACCAGAAGT CCTCAGAGCACAGAGTTCAGCTTGTGGTTCCTGGGTCCTGTGAGGGTCCGCAGGAGGCCTCTGTGGGCACTGGCACCTTCCGCTTCCACTGCCCAGCCTGCTGGGAGCAGGAGCTGAGTATTCACCTGCAG GATGCCCCTGAGGAGCAACTAAAGGTGCCACTGAGTGCCCTGCCCTCTGGTCAAGTGGTGAGTCTTGTCTTCCCCACGTCCCAG GAGCCCCTGATGAGAGTGGAGCTGAAAAAAGAAGCAGG ACTGAGGGAGCTGGCCATGCGACTGGGCTTCGGGCCCTGTGCAGAGGAGCAGGCCTTCCTGAGCAGGAGGAAGCAGGTGGTGGCCGCGGCCTTGAGGCAGGCCCTGCAGCTGGACAGAGACCTGCAGGAGGATGAG ATCCCAGTGGTAGCTATTATGGCCACTGGTGGTGGGATCCGGGCAATGACTTCCCTGTATGGGCAGCTGGCTGGCCTGAAGGAACTGGGCCTCTTGGATTGCGTCTCCTGCATCACCAGGGCCTCGGGCTCCACCTG GGCCTTGGCTTTTCCCAGGGCCTTGGCCAACCTTTACGAGGACCCAGAGTGGTCTCAGAAGGACCTGGCAGGGCCCACTGAGTTGCTGAAGACCCAGGTGACCAAGAACAAGCTGGGTGTGCTGGCCCCCAGCCAGCTGCAGCGGTACCGGCAGGAGCTGGCCGAGCGTGCCCGCTTGGGCTACCCAAGCTGCTTCACCAACCTGTGGGCCCTCATCAACGAGGCGCTGCTGCATGATGAG CCCCATGATCACAAGCTCTCAGATCAACGGGAGGCCCTGAGTCATGACCAGAACCCTCTGCCCATCTACTGTGCCCTCAACACCAAAGGGCAGAGCCTGACCACTTTGGAATTTGGTG AGTGGTGTGAGTTCTCTCCCTACGAGGTCGGCTTCCCCAAGTACGGGGCCTTCATCCCCTCCGAGTTCTTTATGGGGCAGCTGATGAAGAGGCTTCCTGAGTCCCGCATCTGCTTCTTAGAAG GTATCTGGAGCAACCTGTATGCAGCCAACCTCCAGGACAGCTTATACTGGGCCTCGGAGCCCAGCCAGTTCTGGGACCGCTGGGTCAGGAACCAGGCCAACCTGG ACAAGGAGCAGGTCCCCCTTCTGAAGATAGAAGTACCACCCTCAACAGCCGGCAGGATAGCTGAGTTTTTCACCGATCTTCTGACGTGGTGTCCACTGGCCCAGGCCACACATAATTTCCTGCGTGGCCTCCATTTCCACAAAGACTACTTTCAGCATCCTCACTTCTCTACATGGAAAG CTACCACTCTGGATGGGCTCCCCAACCAGCTGACACCCTCGGAGCCCCACCTGTGCCTGCTGGATGTTGGCTACCTCCTCAATACCAGCTGCCTGCCCCTCCTGCAGCCCACTCGGGACGTGGACCTCATCCTGTCATTGGACTACAACCTCCACGGAGCCTTCCAG CAGTTGCAGCTCCTGGGCCGGTTCTGCCAGGAGCAGGGGATCCCGTTCCCACCCATCTCGCCCAGCCCCGAAGAGCAGCTCCAGCCTCGGGAGTGCCACACCTTCTCCGACCCCACCTGCCCCGGAGCCCCTGCGGTGCTGCACTTTCCTCTGGTCAGCGACTCCTTCCGGGAGTACTCGGCCCCTG GGGTCCGGCGGCCACCCGAGGAGGCGGCAGCTGGGGAGGTGAACCTGTCTTCATCGGACTCTCCCTACCACTACACGAAGGTGACCTACAGCCAGGAGGACGTGGACAAGTTCCTGCACCTGACACATTACAATGTCTGCAACAACCAGGAGCAGCTGCTGGAGGCTCTGCGCCAGGCAGTGCAGCGGAGGCGGCAGCGCAGGCCCCACTGA
- the LOC129135285 gene encoding cytosolic phospholipase A2 beta-like isoform X7 translates to MMPAERRLPLSFVLDVLEGRAQHPGVLYVQKQCSNLPTELPQLLPDLESHVPWASEALGKMPDAVNFWLGEVAAVTSCRLHKDHYENLYCVVSGEKHFLFHPPSDRPFIPYELYTPATYQLTEEGAFKVVDEEAMEKAEESRTCLLTVRVLRAHHLPSKDLVTPSDCYVTLWLPTACSHRLQTRSVKNSSSPVWNQSFHFRIHRQLKPCHSFPLQNVMELKVFDQDLVTGDDPVLSVLFDAGTLRAGEFRRESFSLSPQSEGHLEVEFRLQSLADRGEWLVSNGVQVARELSCLHVQLEETGDQKSSEHRVQLVVPGSCEGPQEASVGTGTFRFHCPACWEQELSIHLQDAPEEQLKVPLSALPSGQVEPLMRVELKKEAGALAFPRALANLYEDPEWSQKDLAGPTELLKTQVTKNKLGVLAPSQLQRYRQELAERARLGYPSCFTNLWALINEALLHDEPHDHKLSDQREALSHDQNPLPIYCALNTKGQSLTTLEFGEWCEFSPYEVGFPKYGAFIPSEFFMGQLMKRLPESRICFLEGIWSNLYAANLQDSLYWASEPSQFWDRWVRNQANLDKEQVPLLKIEVPPSTAGRIAEFFTDLLTWCPLAQATHNFLRGLHFHKDYFQHPHFSTWKATTLDGLPNQLTPSEPHLCLLDVGYLLNTSCLPLLQPTRDVDLILSLDYNLHGAFQQLQLLGRFCQEQGIPFPPISPSPEEQLQPRECHTFSDPTCPGAPAVLHFPLVSDSFREYSAPGVRRPPEEAAAGEVNLSSSDSPYHYTKVTYSQEDVDKFLHLTHYNVCNNQEQLLEALRQAVQRRRQRRPH, encoded by the exons GAAAGATGCCCGATGCTGTGAACTTCTGGCTGGGGGAGGTGGCTGCGGTGACTTCTTGTAGGT TGCACAAGGACCACTATGAGAACCTCTACTGCGTGGTCTCAGGAGAGAAGCATTTCCTGTTCCATCCGCCCAGCGATCGGCCCTTCATCCCCTATG AGCTGTACACGCCGGCAACCTACCAGCTAACTGAAGAGGGCGCCTTTAAGGTGGTGGATGAAGAGGCCATGGAGAAG GCAGAGGAGTCCAGGACCTGCCTGCTCACGGTTCGTGTCCTGCGGGCCCATCACCTACCCTCTAAGGACCTAG TGACCCCCTCTGACTGCTACGTGACTCTCTGGCTGCCCACGGCCTGCAGCCACAGGCTCCAGACACGCTCGGTCAAGAACAGCAGTAGCCCTGTCTGGAACCAGAGCTTTCACTTCAGGATCCACAGGCAGCTCAAG CCCTGTCACTCGTTTCCCCTCCAGAATGTCATGGAACTGAAAGTCTTTGACCAGGACCTGGTGACCGGAGATGACCCTGTGTTGTCAGTACTGTTTGATGCGGGGACTCTGCGGGCTGGGGAGTTCCGGCGTGAGAGCTTCTCACTGAGCCCTCAG AGTGAGGGGCACCTGGAAGTTGAATTTCGCCTGCAGAGTCT GGCTGACCGTGGCGAGTGGCTCGTCAGCAATGGCGTTCAGGTG GCCCGGGAGCTCTCCTGCTTGCACGTTCAACTGGAGGAGACAGGAGACCAGAAGT CCTCAGAGCACAGAGTTCAGCTTGTGGTTCCTGGGTCCTGTGAGGGTCCGCAGGAGGCCTCTGTGGGCACTGGCACCTTCCGCTTCCACTGCCCAGCCTGCTGGGAGCAGGAGCTGAGTATTCACCTGCAG GATGCCCCTGAGGAGCAACTAAAGGTGCCACTGAGTGCCCTGCCCTCTGGTCAAGTG GAGCCCCTGATGAGAGTGGAGCTGAAAAAAGAAGCAGG GGCCTTGGCTTTTCCCAGGGCCTTGGCCAACCTTTACGAGGACCCAGAGTGGTCTCAGAAGGACCTGGCAGGGCCCACTGAGTTGCTGAAGACCCAGGTGACCAAGAACAAGCTGGGTGTGCTGGCCCCCAGCCAGCTGCAGCGGTACCGGCAGGAGCTGGCCGAGCGTGCCCGCTTGGGCTACCCAAGCTGCTTCACCAACCTGTGGGCCCTCATCAACGAGGCGCTGCTGCATGATGAG CCCCATGATCACAAGCTCTCAGATCAACGGGAGGCCCTGAGTCATGACCAGAACCCTCTGCCCATCTACTGTGCCCTCAACACCAAAGGGCAGAGCCTGACCACTTTGGAATTTGGTG AGTGGTGTGAGTTCTCTCCCTACGAGGTCGGCTTCCCCAAGTACGGGGCCTTCATCCCCTCCGAGTTCTTTATGGGGCAGCTGATGAAGAGGCTTCCTGAGTCCCGCATCTGCTTCTTAGAAG GTATCTGGAGCAACCTGTATGCAGCCAACCTCCAGGACAGCTTATACTGGGCCTCGGAGCCCAGCCAGTTCTGGGACCGCTGGGTCAGGAACCAGGCCAACCTGG ACAAGGAGCAGGTCCCCCTTCTGAAGATAGAAGTACCACCCTCAACAGCCGGCAGGATAGCTGAGTTTTTCACCGATCTTCTGACGTGGTGTCCACTGGCCCAGGCCACACATAATTTCCTGCGTGGCCTCCATTTCCACAAAGACTACTTTCAGCATCCTCACTTCTCTACATGGAAAG CTACCACTCTGGATGGGCTCCCCAACCAGCTGACACCCTCGGAGCCCCACCTGTGCCTGCTGGATGTTGGCTACCTCCTCAATACCAGCTGCCTGCCCCTCCTGCAGCCCACTCGGGACGTGGACCTCATCCTGTCATTGGACTACAACCTCCACGGAGCCTTCCAG CAGTTGCAGCTCCTGGGCCGGTTCTGCCAGGAGCAGGGGATCCCGTTCCCACCCATCTCGCCCAGCCCCGAAGAGCAGCTCCAGCCTCGGGAGTGCCACACCTTCTCCGACCCCACCTGCCCCGGAGCCCCTGCGGTGCTGCACTTTCCTCTGGTCAGCGACTCCTTCCGGGAGTACTCGGCCCCTG GGGTCCGGCGGCCACCCGAGGAGGCGGCAGCTGGGGAGGTGAACCTGTCTTCATCGGACTCTCCCTACCACTACACGAAGGTGACCTACAGCCAGGAGGACGTGGACAAGTTCCTGCACCTGACACATTACAATGTCTGCAACAACCAGGAGCAGCTGCTGGAGGCTCTGCGCCAGGCAGTGCAGCGGAGGCGGCAGCGCAGGCCCCACTGA